A part of Entelurus aequoreus isolate RoL-2023_Sb linkage group LG03, RoL_Eaeq_v1.1, whole genome shotgun sequence genomic DNA contains:
- the nkx2.2a gene encoding homeobox protein Nkx-2.2a isoform X3, whose amino-acid sequence MDGSNKNMSLTNTKTGFSVKDILDLPDTNDEEGSITGAEEDTESTSTTKSTGVLVKSPLETAQNLPLKNPFYDTSDNPYTRWLATTDSIQYSLFLPFLAAAVHGLSAGSQDSAKSPEPSADDESPDNDKETSSSGGSDSGKKRKRRVLFSKAQTYELERRFRQQRYLSAPEREHLASLIRLTPTQVKIWFQNHRYKMKRARAEKGMEVSHLPSPRRVAVPVLVRDGKPCHTLKAQDLAATFQAGIPFSAYSAQSLQHMQYNAQYSAAATPHFPTAHHLVQTQQWTW is encoded by the exons ATGGACGGATCGAACAAG AACATGTCGTTGACCAACACAAAGACGGGCTTCTCTGTAAAGGACATTTTGGACCTTCCGGACACGAATGACGAAGAAGGATCTATCACCGGGGCGGAGGAGGACACTGAGAGCACGTCCACAACGAAAAGCACTGGAGTTTTGGTGAAAAGTCCACTGGAAACCGCGCAGAACTTGCCTTTAAAGAACCCGTTTTATGACACCAGTGACAATCCTTACACGCGATGGCTCGCCACGACGGACAGTATTCAATATTCAT TGTTCCTCCCCTTTCTCGCCGCCGCAGTGCACGGCCTCTCCGCCGGCTCGCAGGACTCGGCCAAGTCCCCGGAGCCGTCCGCGGACGACGAATCGCCGGACAACGACAAGGAGACGTCCAGCAGCGGCGGCAGCGACTCGGGCAAGAAGCGCAAAAGACGCGTGCTCTTCTCCAAGGCGCAGACCTACGAgctggagcgccgcttccggcAGCAGAGGTACCTGTCCGCCCCGGAGAGGGAGCACCTGGCCAGCCTCATCCGCCTCACCCCCACCCAAGTGAAGATCTGGTTCCAGAACCACCGGTATAAGATGAAGCGAGCCCGGGCCGAGAAAGGTATGGAAGTGAGCCACCTTCCCTCCCCCCGGCGGGTGGCGGTGCCCGTCTTAGTCCGGGACGGGAAGCCGTGTCACACCCTTAAAGCCCAGGACTTGGCGGCCACTTTTCAGGCCGGGATCCCGTTCTCGGCGTATAGCGCGCAGTCGCTCCAACACATGCAGTATAATGCGCAGTACAGCGCCGCCGCCACGCCGCACTTCCCCACGGCGCACCACTTGGTGCAAACGCAACAGTGGACTTGGTAA
- the nkx2.2a gene encoding homeobox protein Nkx-2.2a isoform X1, which translates to MHAQRLQLYFPLEISQVLFSPSVCVHVRVSPPEKNSGSSERKRALGAATFFFFFFLSPPHQNMSLTNTKTGFSVKDILDLPDTNDEEGSITGAEEDTESTSTTKSTGVLVKSPLETAQNLPLKNPFYDTSDNPYTRWLATTDSIQYSLFLPFLAAAVHGLSAGSQDSAKSPEPSADDESPDNDKETSSSGGSDSGKKRKRRVLFSKAQTYELERRFRQQRYLSAPEREHLASLIRLTPTQVKIWFQNHRYKMKRARAEKGMEVSHLPSPRRVAVPVLVRDGKPCHTLKAQDLAATFQAGIPFSAYSAQSLQHMQYNAQYSAAATPHFPTAHHLVQTQQWTW; encoded by the exons ATGCATGCACAGCGGCTCCAGCTCTACTTCCCCCTTGAAATATCTCAGGTTTTGTTTTCCCCCtccgtgtgcgtgcatgtgcgtgtgtctCCCCCCGAGAAAAACAGCGGATCGTCCGAGAGAAAAAGGGCGCTTGGtgctgcaactttttttttttttttttttttgtcgcccCCCCACCAGAACATGTCGTTGACCAACACAAAGACGGGCTTCTCTGTAAAGGACATTTTGGACCTTCCGGACACGAATGACGAAGAAGGATCTATCACCGGGGCGGAGGAGGACACTGAGAGCACGTCCACAACGAAAAGCACTGGAGTTTTGGTGAAAAGTCCACTGGAAACCGCGCAGAACTTGCCTTTAAAGAACCCGTTTTATGACACCAGTGACAATCCTTACACGCGATGGCTCGCCACGACGGACAGTATTCAATATTCAT TGTTCCTCCCCTTTCTCGCCGCCGCAGTGCACGGCCTCTCCGCCGGCTCGCAGGACTCGGCCAAGTCCCCGGAGCCGTCCGCGGACGACGAATCGCCGGACAACGACAAGGAGACGTCCAGCAGCGGCGGCAGCGACTCGGGCAAGAAGCGCAAAAGACGCGTGCTCTTCTCCAAGGCGCAGACCTACGAgctggagcgccgcttccggcAGCAGAGGTACCTGTCCGCCCCGGAGAGGGAGCACCTGGCCAGCCTCATCCGCCTCACCCCCACCCAAGTGAAGATCTGGTTCCAGAACCACCGGTATAAGATGAAGCGAGCCCGGGCCGAGAAAGGTATGGAAGTGAGCCACCTTCCCTCCCCCCGGCGGGTGGCGGTGCCCGTCTTAGTCCGGGACGGGAAGCCGTGTCACACCCTTAAAGCCCAGGACTTGGCGGCCACTTTTCAGGCCGGGATCCCGTTCTCGGCGTATAGCGCGCAGTCGCTCCAACACATGCAGTATAATGCGCAGTACAGCGCCGCCGCCACGCCGCACTTCCCCACGGCGCACCACTTGGTGCAAACGCAACAGTGGACTTGGTAA
- the nkx2.2a gene encoding homeobox protein Nkx-2.2a isoform X2 — MHAQRLQLYFPLEISQVLFSPSVCVHVRVSPPEKNSGSSERKRALGAATFFFFFFLSPPHQNMSLTNTKTGFSVKDILDLPDTNDEEGSITGAEEDTESTSTTKSTGVLVKSPLETAQNLPLKNPFYDTSDNPYTRWLATTDSIQYSLHGLSAGSQDSAKSPEPSADDESPDNDKETSSSGGSDSGKKRKRRVLFSKAQTYELERRFRQQRYLSAPEREHLASLIRLTPTQVKIWFQNHRYKMKRARAEKGMEVSHLPSPRRVAVPVLVRDGKPCHTLKAQDLAATFQAGIPFSAYSAQSLQHMQYNAQYSAAATPHFPTAHHLVQTQQWTW; from the exons ATGCATGCACAGCGGCTCCAGCTCTACTTCCCCCTTGAAATATCTCAGGTTTTGTTTTCCCCCtccgtgtgcgtgcatgtgcgtgtgtctCCCCCCGAGAAAAACAGCGGATCGTCCGAGAGAAAAAGGGCGCTTGGtgctgcaactttttttttttttttttttttgtcgcccCCCCACCAGAACATGTCGTTGACCAACACAAAGACGGGCTTCTCTGTAAAGGACATTTTGGACCTTCCGGACACGAATGACGAAGAAGGATCTATCACCGGGGCGGAGGAGGACACTGAGAGCACGTCCACAACGAAAAGCACTGGAGTTTTGGTGAAAAGTCCACTGGAAACCGCGCAGAACTTGCCTTTAAAGAACCCGTTTTATGACACCAGTGACAATCCTTACACGCGATGGCTCGCCACGACGGACAGTATTCAATATTCAT TGCACGGCCTCTCCGCCGGCTCGCAGGACTCGGCCAAGTCCCCGGAGCCGTCCGCGGACGACGAATCGCCGGACAACGACAAGGAGACGTCCAGCAGCGGCGGCAGCGACTCGGGCAAGAAGCGCAAAAGACGCGTGCTCTTCTCCAAGGCGCAGACCTACGAgctggagcgccgcttccggcAGCAGAGGTACCTGTCCGCCCCGGAGAGGGAGCACCTGGCCAGCCTCATCCGCCTCACCCCCACCCAAGTGAAGATCTGGTTCCAGAACCACCGGTATAAGATGAAGCGAGCCCGGGCCGAGAAAGGTATGGAAGTGAGCCACCTTCCCTCCCCCCGGCGGGTGGCGGTGCCCGTCTTAGTCCGGGACGGGAAGCCGTGTCACACCCTTAAAGCCCAGGACTTGGCGGCCACTTTTCAGGCCGGGATCCCGTTCTCGGCGTATAGCGCGCAGTCGCTCCAACACATGCAGTATAATGCGCAGTACAGCGCCGCCGCCACGCCGCACTTCCCCACGGCGCACCACTTGGTGCAAACGCAACAGTGGACTTGGTAA